The Pseudomonas graminis region ACCCTGGTGCATCAGTACTGCCACATCGGCGCGCACAGCTTTTCCGGCATGGGCACTGCGATCGGCAAGGATGTTCCGGCGTTCGTCACCGTGTTCGGCAACCCGGCCGAAGCCCGCAGCATGAACTTCGAAGGCATGCGTCGTCGCGGCTTCTCCGAAGAGTCGATTCACGCGCTGCGCCGCGCCTACAAGACCGTCTACCGTCAGGGCCTGACCGTGGAGCAGGCGATCGTCGAGCTAAGCGAACCTGCTGCGCAGTTCCCTGAAGTGGAGCTTTTCCTCAAGTCCATCCAGTCCTCGACCCGCGGCATCACCCGCTGACCATGGCCCGCTTGCGTATTGCGCTGGTGGCCGGAGAGGCCTCCGGCGACATTCTCGGCTCCGGTTTGATGCGTGCAATCAAGGCGCGGCATCCGGACGCCGAATTTATTGGTGTCGGCGGTCCGCTCATGGAAGCCCAGGGCATGACGTCGTATTTTCCGATGGAGCGCCTGTCAGTCATGGGGCTGGTGGAAGTGCTCGGCCGGCTCAAAGAGCTGCTCGCCCGTCGCAAGTTGCTGATTCAGACCCTCATTGACGAGAAGCCCGACGTGTTCATCGGCATCGATGCCCCGGATTTCACCCTCAATATCGAGCTCAAACTGCGTCAGGCCGGGATCAAGACCGTTCATTACGTCAGCCCGTCCGTATGGGCGTGGCGGCAGAAGCGTGTTCTGAAGATCCGCGAAGGCTGCGACCTGATGCTGACGTTGCTGCCGTTCGAAGCCCGTTTCTATGAAGAGCAAGGCGTGCCAGTGCGTTTCGTCGGGCACCCGTTGGCCGACACCATTCCACTGCAGGCGGATCAACTGGCGGCGCGCGCCGAACTTGGCCTGGGCGAAGGCCCGGTGGTCGCGTTGATGCCGGGCAGTCGCGGTGGTGAAGTCGGGCGTCTCGGTGCGCTGTTTTTCGACGCGGCCGAACGCCTTCTCGCCGCGCGTCCCGACATCCGTTTCGTGCTGCCCTGTGCCAGCCCTCAACGCCGTGAGCAGATCGAGCAACTGCTGCAAGAGCGCGATCTTCCACTGACTTTGCTCGACGGCCGGTCCCACGTGGCGTTGGCAGCCTGCAATGCCGTGCTGATCGCTTCCGGGACCGCGACCCTCGAAGCGCTGCTGTACAAACGACCGATGGTGGTTGCCTATCGTCTGGCACCACTGACCTACTGGATACTCAAGCGGATGGTGAAAAGCCCGTACGTGTCGCTGCCGAATTTGCTGGCCCAGCGCTTGCTGGTTCCGGAGCTTCTGCAGGACGCGGCGACCGCCGAGGCCCTGGCGCAGACGCTGTTGCCGTTGCTGGAAAACGGCGACGCACAGACGGCCGGCTTCGACGCGATTCACCGAACCTTGCGTCGCGATGCTTCCAATCAGGCCGCCGAAGCGGTGCTGAACCTGATTGGCGTAACGCCTTCACAATGAGCAGGCAATCAATGCAAATGGGTCTGGACTTCAATCTTGTCGAGGATCTGGTCGCCGGTGTCGACGAAGTCGGTCGCGGCCCACTGTGTGGCGCCGTGGTCACTGCGGCGGTCATTCTTGACCCCAAGCGCCCGATTCTGGGCCTGAACGATTCGAAGAAGCTTACGGAAGCCAAGCGCGAACGACTGTTCGACGAGATCTGCGAGAAGGCGCTGTGCTGGCACATCGCGCGGGCTGAAGTCGAAGAGATCGACGAGCTGAATATTCTTCACGCCACCATGCTGGCGATGAAGCGCGCGGTAGAAGGCTTGATCATCACGCCGAAACTGGCGCTGATCGACGGCAACCGCTGCCCGCAGCTGTCGGTGCCCAGCGCGCCTGTCATTCAGGGTGACGCCCATGTGCCGGCCATTGCCGCCGCGTCGATTCTGGCCAAGGTCAGTCGCGACCGGGAAATGGCGCGCATGGAGCTGCTCTATCCGGGCTACGGCATTGGCGGCCACAAGGGTTATCCCACGGCCGTGCACCTTGAGGCCCTTGCGCGTTTGGGCCCGACGCCCATTCACCGGCGCTCCTTCGGCCCGGTCCGTCAGGCCTGGGCGGCGCGGGACATGATGGTCGCCACCGGCTTCATGTCGCTGCCACTCAGTTGATCGCGGGCTGATGTTTTTCTGAATGGCCGGTACAATCCGGCCTTCGTTTTTTCTGCACCATAGGATCAACCATGCCGGCTTCTTTCGTTCATCTACGCCTGCACACCGAATACTCCCTCGTTGATGGTCTGGTCCGTGTAAAACCCTTGGTGAAGGCGCTCACGGCCATGAACATGCCGGCCGTGGCGGTGACCGACCAACACAACATGTGTTCGTTGGTGAAGTTCTATAAAGCCGCCATGGGTGCGGGGATCAAGCCGATCTGCGGCGCCGACATCTGGCTGGCGGGGCGTGATCGGGATGCACCGCTCAGCCGTCTGAGCCTGCTGGTGATGAACCCCAAAGGCTACCTGAACCTCACCGAACTGATTTCACGTGGCTTCATGCATGGCCAGCGCAACGGCCTGGTCGTTATCGAGCGCGAGTGGGTGGCCGAGGCCAGCGAAGGGCTGATTGCCCTGTCTGCGGCGAAGGAAGGCGAGATCGGCATGGCCCTGCTCGGTGGCAATCCGGCCGAAGCCGACGAGTTGCTGAAAGAGTGGCTGACGGTTTTTCCGGACCGCTTCTACATCGAAGTCCAGCGCACCAACCGCATCAATGATGAAGAACATCTGCACGCCGCCGTCGCCCTGGCCGAACGCCATGGCGTGCCGCTGGTGGCCAGCAACGACGTGCGTTTCATCAAGCAGGAAGATTTCGAAGCCCACGAAACCCGCGTGTGCATCGGCGAAGGCCGGGCGCTGGACGATCCGCGTCGCTCGCACAACTACAGCGATCAGCAGTACCTGAAGAGCGCGGAGGAGATGGCCGAGCTGTTCAGCGATCTGCCTGACGCCCTCGCCAACACCGTCGAGATCGCCAAGCGCTGCAACATCGACGTCAAGCTGGGCACGCACTTTCTGCCCAACTTCCCGATTCCCGATGGCATGACCATCGACGAGTATTTCCGCAAGGTGTCCTTCGAGGGGCTGGAGGAGCGCCTTGCCGTGCTCTGGCCGAAAGAAACCACGCCGGACTACGAGGCCAAGCGGCAGGTGTACGTCGACCGCCTGAATTTCGAGCTGGATATCATCATCCAGATGGGATTCCCCGGTTACTTCCTGATCGTTATGGACTTCATCCAGTGGGCCAAGAACAACGGCGTGCCGGTGGGTCCGGGCCGGGGGTCGGGTGCCGGTTCGCTGGTGGCCTACGTGCAGAAGATCACCGACCTCGACCCGCTGGAATACGACCTGCTGTTCGAACGTTTCCTCAACCCCGAGCGGGTCTCCATGCCCGACTTCGACGTCGACTTCTGTATGGATGGTCGCGACCGGGTCATCGAGTACGTGGCCGAGAAATACGGCCGCAACGCGGTCAGCCAGATCATCACCTTCGGCTCCATGGCCGCGAAAGCGGTGGTCCGGGACGTCGCGCGGGTGCAGGGCAAGTCCTACGGATTGGCGGATCGTCTGTCGAAGATGATTCCCTTCGAAGTCGGCATGACACTGGAAAAAGCCTACGAGCAGGAAGAGATCCTGCGCGACTTCCTCAAGGTCGACGAGGAAGCGGCTGAGATCTGGGAAATGGCGCGCAAGCTCGAAGGCGTTGTGCGTAACGTCGGCAAGCACGCCGGTGGTGTGGTCATCGCGCCTACCAAGCTGACTGACTTCTCGGCGATCTACTGCGATGAAGAGGGCGGTGGCCTGGTCACCCAGTTCGACAAGGATGACGTCGAGGCCGCTGGTCTGGTGAAGTTCGACTTCCTCGGTCTGCGCACCCTGACCATCATCGACTGGGCACTGAAGACGATTAACCGCGACCGCGCCAAGGTCGACGAAGAACCCCTCGACATCGCGTTCATCCCGCTGGATGACATGCCGACCTACGAGCTGCTGCAGCGCGCCGAAACCACGGCCGTCTTCCAGCTTGAATCCCGCGGCATGAAAGAGCTGATCAAAAAGCTCAAGCCCGACTGCCTGGAAGACTTGATCGCACTGGTGGCGCTGTTCCGTCCCGGTCCTTTGCAATCGGGCATGGTTGACGACTTCATCAACCGTAAACACGGTCGTGCGGAGCTGTCGTATCCCCACGTCGATTACCAGTACGAAGGCCTCAAGCCGGTGCTTGCGCCGACCTACGGCATCATCCTGTATCAGGAACAGGTGATGCAGATTGCTCAGGTCATGGCCGGTTACACCCTTGGCGGCGCTGACATGTTGCGTCGTGCAATGGGCAAGAAGAAGCCCGAGGAAATGGCCAAGCAGCGCGGCGGTTTCATCGAAGGTTGCAAGACCAACAACATCGACCCTGACCTGGCCGGTAACATTTTCGACCTGGTAGAGAAATTCGCCGGTTACGGTTTCAACAAGTCGCACTCGGCGGCCTACGGGCTGGTGTCGTACCAGACCGCCTGGCTCAAGCGTCACTACCCGGCGCCGTTCATGGCGGCGGTGCTTTCAGCGGACATGCACAACACCGACAAGGTCGTGACCTTGATCGAAGAAGTGCGGATCATGAAGCTGCGCCTGGATGCGCCGGACGTGAACAACTCCGAGTTCAAGTTCACCGTGAACGACGACGGCCGCATCGTCTATGGCCTCGGCGCGATCAAAGGCGTCGGCGAAGGCCCGGTGGAAGCGATCACCGAAGCGCGTCAGGAAGGCCCGTTCGCCGACCTGTTCGATTTCTGCGCCCGCATCGACCTCAAGCGCGTCAACAAGCGCACCCTCGATGGCCTGATTCGCAGCGGTGCCTTGGACCGTCTCGGCCCGTTCTTCTATGACGAGCCAAAACAGTATCAAGCCAATATCGACCGTAACCGCGGTGTCCTGCTGGCCGCACTCGAAGAAGCCATTCAGGCCGCCGAGCAGACCGCCCGCAGTCACGACAGCGGCCATGCCGATCTCTTCGGCGGCCTGTTCGTTGAAGCCGACGCCGACGTTTACGCGAACCACCGCAGCGCCAAAGACGTCACTCTCAAGGAACGGCTGCGTGGCGAAAAAGAAACCCTGGGCCTGTACCTGACCGGGCACCCGATCGACGAATACGAAGGTGAGATCCGCCGCTTCGCGCGTCAGCGCATCGTCGATCTGAAGCCCTCGCGGGAGACCCAGACCATCGCCGGGCTGATCATTGCGCTGCGGGTGATGAAGAACAAAAAGGGCGACAAGATGGGCTTCATCACCCTGGACGACCGTTCCGGACGTATCGAAGCGTCGCTGTTTGCCGATTCGTTCCAGGCGGCTCAGTCGCTGCTGCAAACCGATGCGATGGTGGTGGTGGAAGGGGAAGTCAGCACCGACGACTTCTCCGGGGGCCTGCGGTTGCGCGCCAAACGGGTGATGAGCCTGGAAGAAGCGCGCACCGGGCTGGCGGAAAGTCTGCGCCTGAACGTGCGGGCCGAAGCGCTCAAGGGCGACCGGCTGCGCTGGCTGGGCGAGCTGTGCAAGAAGCACCGCGGCGCGTGCCCAATCACCCTCGACTACACCGGGCAGGAAGCCAAGGCATTGCTGCAGTTCGGCGAAGCGTGGCGGATCGATCCCGCAGACAGCCTGATTCAGGCGCTGCGTGACCAGTTCGGACGAGAGAACGTCTTCCTGCAGTATCGCTGACACCGATCAGCTCAATATTGATGACCTCGACACTTTAAACTCGACCGAAAGGCGCCCGCTCCATTAAGGTATGGCGCTTATCGGATCAACCGGCCGGCCTCTTGGCCGTCGACCCAAGACGGATGCCTATGAACCCGAATTTTCTGGATTTCGAACAGCCGATTGCTGACCTGCAAGCCAAGATTGAAGAGCTGCGTCTGGTGGGCAATGACAACTCGCTGAACATCGGCGACGAAATCTCTCGACTGCAAGAGAAGAGCAATACGCTCACCGAAAGCATTTTCGGCAACCTGACCAGTTGGCAGATCGCGCGCATGGCGCGTCATCCGCGTCGTCCGTATACGCTGGACTACATTCAACACATCTTCACCGAGTTCGACGAGCTGCATGGCGATCGCCACTTCTCCGATGACGCTGCCATCGTCGGCGGTATTGCCCGCTTGAACGAGCAGCCGGTGATGGTGATCGGTCATCAGAAAGGCCGCGAAGTGCGCGAGAAGGTTCGCCGCAACTTCGGCATGCCGCGTCCTGAAGGCTACCGCAAGGCCTGCCGCCTGATGGAAATGGCCGAGCGCTTCAAAATGCCGATCCTGACCTTCATCGACA contains the following coding sequences:
- a CDS encoding acetyl-CoA carboxylase carboxyltransferase subunit alpha codes for the protein MNPNFLDFEQPIADLQAKIEELRLVGNDNSLNIGDEISRLQEKSNTLTESIFGNLTSWQIARMARHPRRPYTLDYIQHIFTEFDELHGDRHFSDDAAIVGGIARLNEQPVMVIGHQKGREVREKVRRNFGMPRPEGYRKACRLMEMAERFKMPILTFIDTPGAYPGIDAEERNQSEAIAWNLRVMARLKTPIIATVIGEGGSGGALAIGVCDQLNMLQYSTYAVISPEGCASILWKTAEKAPDAAEAMGITAERLKGLGIVDKVISEPLGGAHRDPAAAAALIREELSSQLSMLQKFDNDALLARRYDRLMSYGL
- the rnhB gene encoding ribonuclease HII, with translation MQMGLDFNLVEDLVAGVDEVGRGPLCGAVVTAAVILDPKRPILGLNDSKKLTEAKRERLFDEICEKALCWHIARAEVEEIDELNILHATMLAMKRAVEGLIITPKLALIDGNRCPQLSVPSAPVIQGDAHVPAIAAASILAKVSRDREMARMELLYPGYGIGGHKGYPTAVHLEALARLGPTPIHRRSFGPVRQAWAARDMMVATGFMSLPLS
- the dnaE gene encoding DNA polymerase III subunit alpha, producing the protein MPASFVHLRLHTEYSLVDGLVRVKPLVKALTAMNMPAVAVTDQHNMCSLVKFYKAAMGAGIKPICGADIWLAGRDRDAPLSRLSLLVMNPKGYLNLTELISRGFMHGQRNGLVVIEREWVAEASEGLIALSAAKEGEIGMALLGGNPAEADELLKEWLTVFPDRFYIEVQRTNRINDEEHLHAAVALAERHGVPLVASNDVRFIKQEDFEAHETRVCIGEGRALDDPRRSHNYSDQQYLKSAEEMAELFSDLPDALANTVEIAKRCNIDVKLGTHFLPNFPIPDGMTIDEYFRKVSFEGLEERLAVLWPKETTPDYEAKRQVYVDRLNFELDIIIQMGFPGYFLIVMDFIQWAKNNGVPVGPGRGSGAGSLVAYVQKITDLDPLEYDLLFERFLNPERVSMPDFDVDFCMDGRDRVIEYVAEKYGRNAVSQIITFGSMAAKAVVRDVARVQGKSYGLADRLSKMIPFEVGMTLEKAYEQEEILRDFLKVDEEAAEIWEMARKLEGVVRNVGKHAGGVVIAPTKLTDFSAIYCDEEGGGLVTQFDKDDVEAAGLVKFDFLGLRTLTIIDWALKTINRDRAKVDEEPLDIAFIPLDDMPTYELLQRAETTAVFQLESRGMKELIKKLKPDCLEDLIALVALFRPGPLQSGMVDDFINRKHGRAELSYPHVDYQYEGLKPVLAPTYGIILYQEQVMQIAQVMAGYTLGGADMLRRAMGKKKPEEMAKQRGGFIEGCKTNNIDPDLAGNIFDLVEKFAGYGFNKSHSAAYGLVSYQTAWLKRHYPAPFMAAVLSADMHNTDKVVTLIEEVRIMKLRLDAPDVNNSEFKFTVNDDGRIVYGLGAIKGVGEGPVEAITEARQEGPFADLFDFCARIDLKRVNKRTLDGLIRSGALDRLGPFFYDEPKQYQANIDRNRGVLLAALEEAIQAAEQTARSHDSGHADLFGGLFVEADADVYANHRSAKDVTLKERLRGEKETLGLYLTGHPIDEYEGEIRRFARQRIVDLKPSRETQTIAGLIIALRVMKNKKGDKMGFITLDDRSGRIEASLFADSFQAAQSLLQTDAMVVVEGEVSTDDFSGGLRLRAKRVMSLEEARTGLAESLRLNVRAEALKGDRLRWLGELCKKHRGACPITLDYTGQEAKALLQFGEAWRIDPADSLIQALRDQFGRENVFLQYR
- the lpxB gene encoding lipid-A-disaccharide synthase, whose translation is MARLRIALVAGEASGDILGSGLMRAIKARHPDAEFIGVGGPLMEAQGMTSYFPMERLSVMGLVEVLGRLKELLARRKLLIQTLIDEKPDVFIGIDAPDFTLNIELKLRQAGIKTVHYVSPSVWAWRQKRVLKIREGCDLMLTLLPFEARFYEEQGVPVRFVGHPLADTIPLQADQLAARAELGLGEGPVVALMPGSRGGEVGRLGALFFDAAERLLAARPDIRFVLPCASPQRREQIEQLLQERDLPLTLLDGRSHVALAACNAVLIASGTATLEALLYKRPMVVAYRLAPLTYWILKRMVKSPYVSLPNLLAQRLLVPELLQDAATAEALAQTLLPLLENGDAQTAGFDAIHRTLRRDASNQAAEAVLNLIGVTPSQ